In Paenibacillus sp., one genomic interval encodes:
- a CDS encoding phosphotransferase, which yields MNDEWQEAWGASAVTDADAAAREALARFFPGERLTARGGPSGMNNTTRYVERQGALYVLRVYETHRDEEKVGFELAVLTALARRPLPFRVPEPVPAPEGVCVRLEDGRLAALFRHIDGARPDPTRPGAARGLGRAAGALSEALRGVRVGLRPAYPPYYELDAAHPLCPTEAVERFCAAPPATFQGCAAPLARLGQELERIRRSLPALRSLPHQLVHGDLNASNMLVRPDGEAAAVLDFEFVTRDLRVMEAAVCLSDLLNGDRGAAETAELAAEFAAGYGAASRLSASEAEAIPLLLRLRRLDVFLHFLGRYRDGVDDADKLRGFIDGGAAALDRFDGLREPLARAIRPMIGE from the coding sequence ATGAACGACGAATGGCAAGAGGCTTGGGGCGCTTCCGCCGTGACGGACGCCGATGCCGCCGCGCGGGAGGCGCTGGCGCGTTTTTTCCCCGGCGAGCGCCTGACCGCGCGCGGGGGCCCGAGCGGAATGAACAATACGACGCGGTACGTGGAGAGGCAGGGGGCGCTGTACGTGCTGCGCGTGTACGAGACGCACCGAGACGAGGAGAAAGTCGGCTTCGAGCTGGCGGTGCTGACGGCGCTCGCCCGCCGGCCGCTCCCGTTCCGCGTGCCGGAGCCGGTGCCCGCGCCGGAGGGCGTCTGCGTCCGGCTCGAAGACGGCCGGCTCGCCGCGCTGTTCCGGCATATCGACGGCGCGCGCCCCGATCCGACGCGCCCGGGCGCCGCGCGCGGGCTCGGACGCGCCGCGGGCGCCTTGAGCGAGGCGCTGCGCGGCGTTCGCGTCGGCCTGCGCCCGGCGTACCCGCCGTACTATGAGCTCGACGCGGCGCACCCGCTCTGCCCGACCGAAGCGGTGGAGCGGTTTTGCGCGGCGCCGCCGGCGACGTTCCAAGGCTGCGCTGCTCCGCTCGCGCGCCTCGGGCAGGAGCTCGAGCGCATCCGCCGCTCGCTCCCCGCGCTGCGAAGCTTGCCGCACCAGCTCGTGCACGGCGATTTGAACGCGTCGAACATGCTCGTTCGGCCGGACGGCGAAGCCGCCGCCGTGCTCGACTTCGAATTCGTCACGCGCGACCTGCGCGTCATGGAAGCGGCCGTCTGCCTGTCCGACCTGCTGAACGGGGATCGCGGCGCGGCGGAGACGGCCGAGCTCGCCGCCGAATTCGCCGCCGGCTACGGCGCCGCGTCTCGCCTGTCGGCGAGCGAGGCGGAGGCGATCCCGCTGCTCCTCCGGCTGCGCCGGCTCGACGTGTTCCTTCATTTCCTCGGCCGATATCGGGACGGCGTCGACGACGCCGACAAGCTGCGAGGCTTCATCGACGGCGGCGCCGCCGCGCTCGACCGCTTCGACGGCTTGCGGGAGCCGCTCGCGCGGGCGATTCGTCCGATGATCGGCGAATAA
- a CDS encoding YafY family protein codes for MPKADNMLSILWLLKTRRRVTAKQLAEALEIHVRSVYRYIDALCASGVPIVAESGPNGGYTLLPSFRESPLFFDLEEQKALVQAAVFAKQAGYPHEAALERAVGKLKRYATAEQRDTLDRHAADIDVISASADDTVRETLRVVEEAIQRSESVDIEYEKGYGGPTSARRIDPYGLVVWRSRWYVVAHCRLRDEVRSFRADRIRSCVPSAATFARPEGFSARRYFMQFLLPKQGDDEAEELVEFKLRGDRRAIDDLCLHWLFAPALVERTAEEATFRMDRQWVRHYVPYTLIAFGTSIAAAEPPALVDAMLEVLERLRPHYEAMRKR; via the coding sequence ATGCCCAAAGCCGATAACATGCTTTCGATTCTATGGCTGCTGAAAACCCGCCGGCGCGTCACGGCGAAGCAGCTCGCGGAAGCGCTCGAAATTCACGTTCGCTCCGTCTATCGGTACATCGACGCGCTGTGCGCGAGCGGGGTGCCGATCGTTGCGGAATCGGGGCCGAACGGAGGCTACACGCTGCTGCCGTCGTTCCGGGAATCGCCGCTCTTCTTCGATCTCGAAGAGCAGAAGGCGCTGGTGCAGGCGGCCGTCTTCGCGAAGCAGGCGGGCTACCCGCACGAAGCGGCGCTGGAGCGAGCCGTCGGCAAGCTGAAGAGGTATGCGACCGCGGAGCAGCGGGATACGCTAGACCGGCACGCCGCCGACATCGACGTCATCAGCGCATCCGCCGATGATACCGTTCGCGAGACGCTTCGCGTCGTCGAGGAGGCGATACAACGGTCCGAATCCGTGGACATCGAGTACGAGAAAGGATACGGCGGGCCGACGTCCGCCCGCCGCATCGACCCGTACGGCCTCGTCGTATGGCGGAGCCGATGGTACGTTGTCGCGCATTGCCGTCTGCGCGATGAAGTCCGAAGCTTCCGGGCGGATCGGATCCGGTCGTGCGTGCCGTCGGCGGCGACGTTCGCCCGGCCCGAGGGGTTTTCGGCGCGGCGGTATTTCATGCAGTTTCTGCTGCCGAAGCAGGGCGATGACGAGGCGGAGGAGCTCGTCGAATTCAAGCTGCGCGGCGATCGCCGCGCGATCGACGATCTTTGCCTGCATTGGTTGTTCGCCCCGGCGCTCGTCGAGCGGACGGCGGAGGAAGCGACGTTCCGGATGGATCGGCAATGGGTGCGACACTACGTCCCGTACACGCTGATCGCTTTCGGGACGTCGATCGCGGCGGCGGAGCCGCCGGCGCTCGTCGACGCGATGCTGGAGGTGCTGGAGCGGCTGCGGCCCCATTACGAAGCGATGAGAAAACGCTGA
- a CDS encoding VOC family protein: MQLRQFRLIAERFSVSAAFYKEIMGFPALWLVEEEQYALFDTGDVKLEVVGRGAMAEALGAGADAFASGRFGSALLNIETEDVDAAYVRLLRRGAEPAKEPADRRAWGVRVAYIRDPDGHLIELYRKLPKEEAAE, from the coding sequence ATGCAACTGAGGCAATTTCGATTGATCGCGGAGCGTTTTTCGGTCAGCGCGGCATTTTACAAGGAGATCATGGGGTTTCCGGCGCTTTGGCTGGTGGAGGAGGAGCAGTACGCGCTGTTCGACACTGGGGACGTCAAGCTGGAAGTCGTAGGACGCGGCGCCATGGCGGAGGCGCTCGGCGCGGGGGCGGACGCGTTCGCGTCGGGCCGTTTCGGGTCCGCGCTGCTCAACATCGAAACGGAGGACGTGGACGCGGCGTACGTGCGGCTGCTGCGCAGAGGAGCCGAGCCGGCGAAGGAGCCGGCGGACAGACGCGCGTGGGGCGTGCGCGTCGCTTACATTCGCGATCCGGACGGCCATTTGATCGAGCTGTACCGGAAGCTGCCGAAAGAGGAGGCTGCGGAATGA
- a CDS encoding DinB family protein has translation MTNRVLKHFEYHVWANEQLFRGLESLPDAVWTSPVEGSFPTVQATLAHMYAMERTWRYVLSRDRTFEQIAASVPEWLAQAANARAAEVERLFRESADDYRSLLGELPDPDASAEYEHPRLGILRASPAELVAHVVNHGTHHRGGVAQALRQLGHAAPPLDYVYYLYWLQKG, from the coding sequence ATGACGAATCGTGTGCTGAAGCATTTCGAATATCACGTTTGGGCGAACGAGCAACTGTTCCGCGGGTTGGAATCGCTGCCCGATGCGGTGTGGACGAGCCCCGTCGAAGGCTCGTTCCCGACGGTGCAGGCGACGCTCGCGCATATGTACGCGATGGAGCGCACGTGGCGGTACGTGCTGTCGAGGGACCGGACGTTCGAGCAGATCGCCGCTTCGGTTCCGGAGTGGCTGGCGCAAGCGGCTAACGCGAGAGCGGCCGAAGTCGAGCGGCTGTTCCGAGAGTCGGCGGATGACTACCGAAGCCTGCTGGGCGAATTGCCCGATCCGGACGCCTCCGCGGAGTACGAGCACCCGCGTCTCGGCATTCTGCGCGCGTCGCCGGCCGAGCTCGTCGCGCATGTCGTCAACCACGGCACGCATCACCGCGGGGGCGTCGCGCAGGCGCTGCGGCAGCTCGGGCACGCCGCTCCGCCTCTCGATTACGTGTATTATTTATACTGGCTGCAAAAAGGATGA
- the csaA gene encoding chaperone CsaA, with the protein MKEQATIDDFLRLDIRIGTVLSAEPFPEARKPAIKLEIDFGPLGVKRSSAQITKRYDPEALVGRQVAAIVNFPPRRIAGFVSEVLVLGGVPEEGDVALLRPDEPVPNGTPIA; encoded by the coding sequence ATGAAGGAACAAGCGACGATCGACGATTTCCTGCGGCTCGATATTCGGATCGGCACGGTGCTGTCCGCGGAGCCGTTCCCGGAGGCGCGGAAGCCGGCGATCAAATTGGAAATCGATTTCGGACCGCTCGGCGTGAAACGCTCTTCGGCGCAAATCACGAAGCGGTACGATCCGGAAGCGCTCGTCGGCAGGCAGGTGGCGGCCATCGTCAACTTCCCGCCGCGCCGCATCGCCGGCTTCGTGTCGGAGGTGCTCGTGCTCGGCGGCGTGCCGGAGGAAGGGGACGTCGCGCTGCTGCGTCCCGACGAGCCGGTGCCGAACGGCACGCCGATCGCGTGA
- a CDS encoding HAMP domain-containing sensor histidine kinase, whose amino-acid sequence MPTPMQNALLDVLFLIAPVLFLQLIDDRPFFYRFKRAISFAAAAAIAAACILFPIRISPAYSLDFSWIPLLLTHLYMGYALSVPLCAAAAIFRYALDGHVLAALAVCAVLLVPPRWFERMPWAVRSKAVVAAALTLLHSSALAAASGYGDELPALLSVIAIQAAAAAGMTAIIELWTINDRSRKSGFWQLSERLEKYNLVSQLAASVSHEVRNPLTVTKGVLQLMKSGGIGEKDREKFYDLALEELERAQTMITEYLTFAKHEPSASLDQRFDPADDLRHIVNVITPYALIHSVQLETSFEQKLWTYGNVGKYRQCIINLCKNAIEAMPQGGLLRVELKRSPGKAESLLVIQDEGVGMNEAQLDRIGMPYETTKQDGTGLGLAVVFRTVADMGGRIRFASSPGQGTTVTVHLPLCEAESKDDGREMACV is encoded by the coding sequence ATGCCAACACCGATGCAGAATGCATTATTGGATGTCCTGTTCCTGATTGCTCCGGTGCTTTTCCTTCAATTAATCGATGACCGTCCCTTTTTTTATAGATTTAAACGCGCCATCTCCTTTGCGGCCGCCGCCGCGATCGCTGCGGCATGCATATTGTTCCCGATTCGCATCTCCCCTGCGTATTCGCTCGATTTTTCTTGGATCCCTCTCCTGCTGACCCATCTGTACATGGGATACGCCCTCAGCGTGCCGCTGTGCGCCGCCGCGGCAATATTTCGTTACGCGTTGGACGGGCATGTTCTCGCGGCCCTTGCCGTCTGCGCCGTGCTGCTCGTGCCCCCTCGCTGGTTCGAGCGCATGCCGTGGGCCGTTCGCTCGAAGGCCGTCGTCGCCGCAGCGTTGACGCTGCTGCATTCGTCGGCGCTTGCGGCCGCTTCGGGCTATGGGGACGAGCTACCGGCGCTGCTCTCCGTCATCGCGATCCAAGCGGCCGCCGCGGCGGGCATGACGGCGATCATCGAGCTGTGGACGATCAACGACCGTTCTCGGAAGAGCGGATTTTGGCAGCTTTCTGAACGATTGGAAAAATATAATTTGGTGAGCCAGCTCGCGGCTAGCGTATCCCATGAGGTGCGCAACCCGCTGACGGTGACCAAAGGGGTGCTGCAGTTGATGAAATCGGGAGGAATCGGGGAGAAGGATCGGGAGAAATTTTACGACCTGGCGTTGGAAGAGCTGGAGCGTGCGCAAACGATGATCACCGAGTACTTGACGTTCGCCAAGCACGAGCCGTCCGCCTCGCTCGATCAGCGGTTCGATCCGGCCGATGACTTGCGCCATATCGTAAACGTTATCACTCCGTACGCCCTTATTCACTCGGTCCAGCTGGAGACGTCGTTCGAACAGAAGCTGTGGACGTACGGCAACGTCGGCAAATACCGGCAGTGCATTATTAACCTGTGCAAAAACGCGATCGAAGCGATGCCTCAGGGCGGCCTGCTCCGCGTCGAGCTGAAGCGCTCGCCGGGCAAAGCGGAGTCGCTGCTCGTCATCCAAGACGAAGGCGTCGGCATGAACGAAGCCCAGCTCGACCGCATCGGCATGCCTTACGAAACGACGAAGCAGGACGGCACGGGGTTGGGGCTGGCCGTCGTGTTCCGCACCGTCGCGGATATGGGCGGACGTATTCGTTTCGCGAGCTCCCCAGGGCAAGGGACGACGGTCACCGTCCATTTGCCGCTCTGCGAAGCCGAATCGAAGGACGACGGCCGCGAGATGGCCTGCGTTTGA
- a CDS encoding YkgJ family cysteine cluster protein — protein sequence MECRIGCAACCIVVSISSPIPGMPDGKPAGVPCVQLDDQRRCKLFGKPERPKVCRELHASEEMCGANNEEAFALLAELERATRPDRDG from the coding sequence ATGGAATGCCGTATCGGATGCGCCGCCTGCTGCATCGTCGTTTCGATCTCCTCGCCCATACCGGGCATGCCGGACGGGAAGCCCGCGGGCGTGCCTTGCGTGCAGCTGGACGATCAGCGCCGGTGCAAGCTGTTCGGCAAGCCCGAGCGCCCGAAGGTGTGCCGCGAGCTGCACGCCTCGGAGGAGATGTGCGGCGCGAACAACGAAGAAGCGTTCGCCCTTCTCGCGGAACTGGAGCGCGCCACGCGGCCGGATCGGGACGGCTGA
- the hisJ gene encoding histidinol-phosphatase HisJ: MKWDGHTHTQFCKHGSDRPLREYAARAAALGFERYSVTEHPPLPDGWIDDPVLTPELAMDRSELPAYLAEAKAVKREFEGTLDIAVGLEMDYLYGKESFTEDVLAEAASDLEDVIVSVHYLPGRGGMRCVDYKPEDFQDNLLSYYGSMEKVTDVYYDHVELAVRSAAGWRWRKRLGHVNLIEKFRTALPPIDEAHIRERLERLLPLLVECGVGLDVNAAGLRKPTCGKAYVPEWYMAACAAQGVELVFGSDAHRPDEAGSGWEWYEQAMKKVRA; this comes from the coding sequence ATGAAATGGGACGGGCATACGCATACGCAATTTTGCAAGCACGGGAGCGACCGGCCGCTGCGGGAATACGCGGCGCGGGCGGCGGCGCTCGGATTCGAGCGGTACTCGGTCACCGAGCATCCGCCGCTGCCGGACGGGTGGATTGACGACCCCGTCCTGACGCCGGAGCTCGCGATGGACCGCTCGGAGCTTCCGGCCTACCTCGCCGAGGCGAAGGCCGTGAAGCGGGAATTCGAAGGAACGCTCGACATCGCGGTCGGTCTCGAAATGGATTATTTGTACGGCAAGGAATCGTTCACGGAGGACGTGCTCGCCGAGGCGGCTTCGGATCTCGAGGACGTCATCGTGTCCGTGCATTATTTGCCGGGCCGCGGCGGGATGCGCTGCGTCGATTACAAGCCGGAGGATTTCCAAGACAATCTGCTCTCGTACTACGGCTCGATGGAGAAGGTGACCGACGTGTATTACGATCACGTGGAGCTGGCGGTGCGCAGCGCGGCCGGCTGGCGGTGGCGGAAGCGGCTCGGTCACGTGAATCTGATCGAGAAATTCCGCACGGCGCTGCCTCCGATCGACGAGGCGCACATCCGCGAGCGGCTGGAACGGCTGCTGCCGCTCCTCGTCGAGTGCGGCGTGGGCCTCGACGTGAACGCCGCCGGCCTGCGGAAGCCGACGTGCGGCAAGGCGTACGTGCCGGAATGGTATATGGCCGCCTGTGCGGCGCAGGGCGTCGAGCTGGTGTTCGGTTCGGACGCGCATCGGCCGGACGAGGCCGGAAGCGGCTGGGAATGGTACGAGCAAGCGATGAAGAAGGTTCGGGCGTAA